The following proteins come from a genomic window of Finegoldia magna ATCC 29328:
- a CDS encoding OPT family oligopeptide transporter has product MSNNNDFKPFISADKVLPELTPFSIIFGIIMAIVFGGANAYLGLRVGLTVSASIPAAVISMGVIRLIFKRDSILENNIVQTIGSAGESVAAGAIFTMPALFIWMKEWKQPAPSLIEIGVITLIGGLLGVLFMVPLRNALIVKEHGVIPYPEGTACAEVLLAGEEGGSKAKLVFKGLGLAALYKFFADGLKLFPSSLSKEITVKSFSGAGIGIDPLPSLVGVGYICGPKISGYMLSGATLGWLVIMPLMKLFGGDNIIGSADKAISLMTVKEIWGTYLRYIGAGAVATGGIISLIKSLPLIIRTFRDAMKDYKAQGLGTDSVLRTEKDLSMKFIGIAILAIAVVMAVLPIIPVGPIGSIIIVIFGFFFATVSSRLVGLIGSSNNPVSGMTIAALLITSILIKAMGNTGHDGMMMAISIGTVICVIAAISGDTSQDLKTGFLVGATPYKQQIGELIGVGVSALVIGAILWLLDSSWGYGSEELPAPQGMLMKLIIEGVMGGSLPWGLVFAGAFIAVVVEILGIPVLPFAVGLYLPINTSSAIMTGGLIRLFIDKRKVKNEELRKEQAENGVLFTSGFIAGEGVVGILLAAFAIIKIGDKTLADVLDLSSKFNIGTIGSIIVFILLLAVLVKTCIKNVSTNEKK; this is encoded by the coding sequence ATGAGTAACAATAATGACTTTAAGCCTTTTATTTCGGCCGATAAGGTTTTGCCAGAGCTTACACCGTTTTCTATTATTTTTGGTATTATTATGGCAATTGTATTTGGTGGAGCTAATGCATATTTAGGTCTTAGAGTTGGCTTGACAGTATCTGCATCAATTCCTGCTGCGGTTATTTCAATGGGAGTTATCAGATTGATTTTCAAGAGGGATTCTATTTTGGAGAATAACATCGTTCAAACTATAGGATCTGCAGGGGAATCAGTTGCTGCTGGTGCTATCTTTACAATGCCTGCATTATTTATTTGGATGAAGGAATGGAAACAACCAGCTCCATCACTAATCGAAATAGGAGTTATTACTCTTATTGGTGGTTTACTTGGGGTTTTATTCATGGTTCCATTGAGAAATGCTTTAATAGTTAAGGAACATGGGGTTATTCCATATCCAGAAGGAACTGCTTGTGCAGAAGTTTTATTAGCAGGTGAAGAAGGTGGATCCAAGGCTAAGCTTGTATTTAAGGGTTTAGGTTTGGCTGCTTTATATAAATTCTTTGCTGATGGTTTGAAATTATTCCCATCTTCATTGTCAAAAGAAATTACAGTTAAATCTTTCTCAGGTGCTGGTATCGGTATCGACCCACTTCCATCTTTGGTAGGTGTTGGTTATATTTGTGGTCCTAAGATTTCTGGATATATGCTAAGTGGTGCAACTTTAGGTTGGCTAGTTATTATGCCACTTATGAAATTATTCGGTGGGGACAACATCATCGGTTCTGCTGACAAGGCTATTTCTTTAATGACTGTAAAAGAAATTTGGGGTACTTATTTGAGATATATAGGAGCTGGTGCTGTAGCTACTGGTGGTATTATATCTTTAATCAAATCATTGCCACTTATTATCAGAACATTCAGAGATGCAATGAAAGACTACAAGGCTCAAGGTTTGGGTACAGATTCAGTTCTTCGTACTGAAAAAGATTTGAGCATGAAATTCATAGGAATAGCTATTCTAGCTATCGCAGTTGTAATGGCTGTTTTACCAATTATTCCAGTTGGACCTATTGGCTCAATAATTATCGTTATATTTGGTTTCTTCTTTGCAACAGTATCATCACGTTTGGTTGGTCTTATTGGATCTTCTAACAACCCAGTCTCTGGTATGACTATCGCTGCTTTATTGATAACTTCAATATTAATCAAAGCTATGGGAAATACTGGTCACGATGGTATGATGATGGCAATTTCAATCGGTACTGTAATTTGTGTTATCGCTGCTATTTCAGGGGATACTTCACAAGACTTAAAGACTGGTTTCTTGGTTGGAGCTACTCCATATAAACAACAAATTGGTGAATTAATCGGTGTTGGAGTATCTGCACTTGTAATCGGTGCTATCTTATGGTTATTAGATTCATCTTGGGGATATGGTTCAGAAGAACTTCCTGCACCACAAGGAATGTTGATGAAACTTATAATCGAAGGTGTAATGGGTGGATCGCTTCCTTGGGGATTAGTTTTCGCAGGAGCATTCATCGCTGTTGTTGTTGAAATTTTAGGAATTCCAGTATTGCCATTCGCAGTTGGTTTGTATTTACCAATTAACACTTCTTCTGCAATAATGACTGGTGGTTTGATTAGATTATTTATTGACAAGAGAAAAGTTAAAAATGAAGAACTTAGAAAAGAACAAGCAGAAAATGGTGTATTGTTTACATCTGGATTTATCGCAGGTGAAGGTGTTGTAGGTATTTTACTTGCTGCATTTGCTATAATTAAAATTGGCGACAAGACATTAGCAGATGTTCTTGATTTATCTTCAAAATTCAACATTGGTACAATTGGATCAATCATAGTATTCATATTGTTATTAGCAGTTTTAGTTAAAACTTGTATTAAGAATGTAAGTACTAATGAAAAGAAATAA